Proteins from a single region of Tumebacillus amylolyticus:
- the lgt gene encoding prolipoprotein diacylglyceryl transferase: MHQILFHIGSYEVRAYGTIVAIAILLAAGLTMYMAKQAGKYEEHVLGLVIWAIVGSIIGARFWQVFFFEWHYYSQHLSEMFAIWNGGMSIQGGLVGGFVGGGLYTYFNKIHFWEFADLAAPGVILGQAVGRIACLMNGDAFGSPTGSNFGLVYPPGTFAYDTYGDQPLWPAEVWEGQWDLIVLALLFILKMRKQPTGYLFLYYNILYSFGRLMLEFLRGDTDRFAGLTAAQWTSLVVIVLAIGVMIYLKFKPAKTSEPRDKQEERGTPNPV, from the coding sequence TTGCATCAAATCCTTTTCCATATCGGCTCCTACGAAGTGCGCGCGTACGGCACGATCGTTGCGATCGCGATCTTGCTCGCTGCGGGGTTGACGATGTATATGGCCAAGCAAGCCGGCAAGTACGAAGAGCATGTGCTCGGTCTCGTCATCTGGGCGATCGTCGGCTCGATCATCGGGGCGCGCTTCTGGCAGGTCTTTTTCTTTGAGTGGCATTACTATTCGCAGCATCTCAGCGAGATGTTCGCAATCTGGAACGGCGGCATGTCGATCCAAGGCGGCTTGGTCGGCGGCTTCGTCGGCGGCGGGCTGTACACGTACTTCAACAAGATTCACTTCTGGGAATTTGCGGACCTCGCCGCACCGGGGGTCATCCTCGGACAAGCGGTCGGCCGCATCGCCTGCCTGATGAACGGCGATGCCTTCGGTTCTCCGACCGGCAGCAACTTCGGCTTGGTCTACCCGCCCGGCACATTCGCATACGATACATACGGCGACCAACCGCTGTGGCCGGCAGAAGTTTGGGAAGGCCAGTGGGATTTGATCGTCCTCGCGTTGCTGTTCATCCTCAAGATGCGCAAACAACCGACCGGATACCTGTTCCTGTACTACAACATTCTCTACTCCTTCGGGCGGTTGATGCTGGAGTTCTTGCGCGGGGATACGGACCGTTTTGCCGGTTTGACGGCTGCGCAATGGACTTCGCTCGTGGTGATCGTGCTCGCGATTGGCGTGATGATCTACCTGAAGTTCAAACCGGCGAAGACCAGTGAGCCTCGTGACAAGCAAGAGGAACGAGGAACACCCAACCCTGTCTAG